A genomic region of Raphanus sativus cultivar WK10039 chromosome 6, ASM80110v3, whole genome shotgun sequence contains the following coding sequences:
- the LOC108811373 gene encoding BEACH domain-containing protein C2, protein MEEDDERKLAEASGHHHPDMPSPPVQDWVEAFDSGDSGFTAKDDAAGGDFKDDDFEQVSLGDQEKSANVVSHGDVKEPGSSSVSDHERSSFGGAAEGVAYHLSGTQEAYDLMPMDDVQTDRLSSPGPEREAAYSMTQSVSATSLDSFPHPESGYSPVHSPQKPKPKATTSNVSPELLHLVDSAIMGKPESLDKLKNVVSGIESFDSGEDPESTAFLVVDSLIATMGGVESFEEDEDSNPPSVMLNARAAIVSAELIPWLPCLGDSLHFMSPRTRMVRGLLVILRSCTRNRAMCSTAGLLGVLLRSVKEIISKDADMKWNAAAVLLLCIQHLAGHSLSVDDLHSWLTVVKTTLTTAWSSPLMLALEKVMSGKESRGPACTFEFDGESSGLLGPGESRWPFTNGYAFATWIYIESFADTLNAATAAAAIAAAAAAKSGKTSAMSAAAAASALAGEGTAHMPRLFSFLSADNQGIEAYFHAQFLVVESGSGKGRKSSLHFTHAFKPQCWYFIGLEHSGKQGLLGKAESELRLYVDGSLYESRPFDFPRISKPLSFCCIGTNPPPTMAGLQRRRRQCPLFAEVGPVYIFKEPIGPERMARLASRGGDVLPCFGNGAGLPWLATNEHVRNSADESSLLDAEIGGYTHLLYHPCLLSGRFCPDASLSGAAGTLRRPAEVLGQVYVATRMKPVESFWALAHGGPMSLLPLTVSNVNKDSLEPCPGNNPLSLSTVTLAAPIFRIISVAIQHPGNNEELCRTQGPEILARILSYLLHSLASLDRKHDGVGEEELVAAIVSLCQSQKINHVLKVQLFRTLLLDLKIWSLCNYGLQKKLLSSLQDMVFTEAKAMRNADAIQLLLDGCRRCYWMTSEQNSVTTFPLDGNTRQMGEVNALIDELLVIIELLMGAASPSLAADDLRRLLGFIIDSPQPNQVARVLHLMYRLVVQPNAARATMFAEVFITSGGIETLLVLLQREAKTGEGNVLAGKSETRSLSDQSEKSQFNESGSVKQLESDPHDNEINIDPCGPDGNSGEDDNVGSLNESESVQQEKEVKSAPVICDSDSASISNFRNTERISSEIGGISLSISADNARNNVYNVDNSDAVVVGIIRLIGALISSGHLTFDLEGRSDVTSNILGSGLHENGGTMFDDKVALLLFALLKAFQAAPNRLMTDNVYTTLLGASINASSTEDGLNFYDSGHRFEHSQLLLVLLRSLPFASKNLQSRALQDLLFLACSHPENRTSLTTMEEWPEWILEILITNYEKDAGKQSASAGSSEVEDLIHNFLIIMLEHSMRQKDGWKDIEATIHCAEWLSMVGGSSTGEQRIRREESLPIFKRRLFGGLLDFAARELQAQTQVIAAAAAGVAAEGLAPKDAKAGADNAAQLSVFLVENAIVILMLVEDHLRLQSKQACVANAVDASPSPLSFVSPLKNRTSTLTAIGESSEVSSSRASVSSDSGKVPLDILASMADASGQISAVAMERLTAAVAAEPYESVSCAFVSYGSCAMDLAEGWKYRSRLWYGVGFPSKTSSFGGGGSGPDSWKSTLEKDAHGNWIELPLVKKSVSMLQALLLDESGLGGGLGIGGGSGTGMGGMASLYQLLDSDQPFLCMLRMVLLSMREEDYGEDNMLMRNVSLERSSGNSISLDTGSQMSMRQSRSALLWSVLSPILNMPISDSKRQRVLVTACVLYSEVWHAISRDRKPLRKHYIEAIVPPFVAVLRRWRPLLAGIHELATADGMNPLVVDDRALAADALPVEGALSMITPEWAAAFASPPAAMALAMIAAGAAGWEAPPPPTPSHLRRDSSMLERKTAKLQTFSSFQKPLEATKNNIPPRPRDKAAAKAAALAAARDLERNAKIGSGRGLSAVAMATSAQRRNISDMERLQRWNSSEAMGVAWMECLQPVDTKSVYGKDFNALSYKFIAVLVASFALARNMQRSEIDRRMQDGILAANRLSLGSRGWRKLIRYLAEMRCFFGPFGDELCSPERVFWKLDSMESFSRMRQCIRRNYSGTDHLGAAANYDDQADTKSDNASKGSPSNPPVLAADVISMEIAYEDDEHGEGDHLDVKVNSEEQRRVNEDRIAGSHEHASRTSAGTSDLRPSNDLELARDSSVVAAGFVPSELDERILLEFPTSMVRPLRVVKGTFQITTRRINFIVDNSENQHMSDHSDGSQLGDQEKDRSWPMSSLHQIYSRRYLLRRSALELFMVDRSNFFFDFGSTEGRRNAYRAIVQARPPHLNNIYLATQRPEQLLRRTQLTERWARWEISNFEYLMQLNTLAGRSYNDITQYPVFPWIISDNSSESLDLSNPSTFRDLSKPIGALNPERLKKFQERYSSFEDPVIPKFHYGSHYSSAGAVLYYLGRVEPFTTLSIQLQGGKFDHADRMFSDIPATWNGVLEDMSDVKELVPEMFYLPEVLTNENSIDFGTTQLGEKLDAVKLPPWAKSPVDFVHKQRRALESEHVSAHLHEWIDLIFGYKQRGKEAIMANNVFFYITYEGTVDIDKITDPVQQRATQDQIAYFGQTPSQLLTIPHMKRMPLKDVLHMQTIFRNPKEIKPYAVQNPERCNLPASAIQASSDSVLIVDMNVPAARIAQHKWQSNTPDGQGTPFLFHHGKATATPTSGGSLMRMFKGPASSGTDDWQFPQAQAFASSGIRSSSVVAITSNGEIITGGHADNSIKLVSSDGAKTLETAFGHCAPVTCLALSPDNNYLVTGSRDCTVLLWRIHKSSTSRTSVSEPSSGSGTPSSANNTNLANTLANKGKKCRIEGPIQVLRGHRREIVSCCVSSDQGVVVSSSESSDVLLHSIRKGRLIRRLVGVTANSLCISSDGVIMAWSNSEGSISVFTINGALIAKAKLPFSCSISCMEMSMDGQNALIGMNSCSSMDYSSSNEASKDGKEIERVDVSSPSICFLNLYTLQVFHVLKLGQGQDITALALNVDNTNLLVSTEDKQLIIFTDPALSLKVVDQMLKLGWE, encoded by the exons atggaagaagatgatgagaggAAGCTCGCAGAAGCTTCTGGTCATCATCATCCTGATATGCCTAGTCCTCCCGTGCAGGATTGGGTAGAGGCGTTTGATTCAGGGGATTCTGGTTTTACTGCCAAGGATGATGCGGCTGGTGGAGACTTCAAGGATGATGATTTTGAACAAGTTTCTCTGGGAGATCAGGAGAAGTCTGCAAACGTAGTATCACATGGTGACGTTAAGGAGCCTGGAAGCAGTTCAGTTTCTGACCATGAGAGGTCTTCGTTTGGTGGCGCGGCCGAAGGGGTTGCTTATCACTTGTCCGGGACTCAGGAGGCGTATGATTTGATGCCCATGGATGATGTGCAAACTGACAGACTTTCTAGCCCTGGTCCAGAGAGAGAGGCAGCTTATTCCATGACTCAGTCGGTTTCTGCAACTAGTTTGGATTCTTTTCCCCATCCGGAATCTGGATATTCCCCAGTTCATTCCCCGCAGAAGCCCAAGCCAAAGGCGACAACTTCAAATGTTTCTCCAGAACTACTGCATCTAGTGGATTCAGCCATCATGGGGAAGCCTGAAAGCTTAGACAAACTAAAGAATGTTGTTAGCGGTATTGAGAGTTTTGACTCTGGAGAGGACCCCGAGAGCACTGCGTTCCTTGTTGTTGATTCTCTTATTGCCACCATGGGTGGAGTTGAGAGCTTTGAAGAGGATGAAGATAGCAACCCTCCTAGTGTCATGTTAAATGCCCGTGCTGCAATTGTTTCTGCTGAGCTTATTCCTTGGCTACCTTGTTTAGGTGATAGCCTTCATTTCATGTCCCCGAGGACCCGAATGGTTCGGGGATTGCTTGTTATTTTACGATCATGCACGAGAAACAGAGCAATGTGTTCGACGGCAGGGTTATTGGGGGTTTTGTTGCGATCAGTGAAAGAGATTATTTCTAAGGACGCTGATATGAAATGGAATGCTGCTGCTGTTTTGCTTCTATGCATTCAACATTTAGCTGGGCACTCCCTTAGTGTCGATGATTTACACAGCTGGCTTACGGTTGTAAAAACCACGCTAACAACAGCATGGTCAAGTCCGTTGATGCTTGCTTTGGAGAAGGTAATGAGTGGAAAGGAATCAAGGGGACCTGCTTGTACTTTTGAATTTGATGGTGAAAGCTCTGGTTTACTTGGTCCCGGAGAAAGTCGTTGGCCCTTTACAAATGGGTACGCGTTTGCAACATGGATATATATTGAATCATTTGCTGACACATTAAATGCTGCAACTGCGGCAGCTGCAATTGCTGCTGCTGCAGCAGCCAAGTCAGGGAAAACATCAGCAATGTCAGCTGCAGCGGCTGCGAGTGCACTCGCTGGTGAGGGTACTGCTCATATGCCACGTTTGTTCAGCTTTTTGTCCGCTGATAATCAGGGAATTGAAGCATATTTTCATGCTCAATTTCTGGTGGTTGAGAGTGGTAGTGGGAAAGGAAGAAAGTCTTCACTGCATTTTACCCATGCATTTAAGCCTCAATGTTGGTATTTTATTGGCCTCGAGCATAGCGGCAAGCAAGGACTTCTGGGGAAGGCAGAGAGTGAATTACGGCTGTATGTTGATGGATCCTTGTATGAAAGTCGTCCTTTTGATTTTCCTCGTATATCCAAGCCCCTCTCTTTTTGTTGCATTGGCACAAATCCTCCTCCTACTATGGCTGGCCTACAACGTCGCCGTCGTCAGTGTCCTCTGTTTGCGGAGGTGGGAccagtttatatatttaaagaaccgaTTGGTCCTGAAAGAATGGCGCGCTTGGCTTCTAGAGGTGGGGATGTTTTGCCTTGTTTCGGCAATGGGGCAGGCCTCCCTTGGTTAGCTACAAATGAACATGTACGTAATAGTGCAGATGAAAGTAGTCTTTTGGATGCAGAGATCGGAGGATATACCCACCTGCTTTACCACCCTTGTCTGCTGAGTGGGCGGTTTTGCCCAGATGCTTCACTTTCTGGAGCAGCAG GCACTCTAAGGCGACCAGCTGAGGTCCTTGGACAAGTCTATGTTGCCACGAGAATGAAGCCAGTGGAGTCCTTCTGGGCCCTAGCTCATGGAGGACCCATGTCTCTACTTCCTCTGACTGTAAGCAACGTGAATAAAGATAGCTTGGAGCCATGTCCAGGAAACAATCCATTGTCTTTGTCCACAGTTACTCTTGCTGCACCTATATTTAGAATTATCTCAGTTGCTATTCAACATCCTGGGAACAATGAAGAGTTGTGTCGTACTCAGGGACCCGAGATTCTGGCCAGAATTCTAAGTTATCTTCTACACTCACTTGCATCCCTTGATAGGAAGCATGATGGAGTAGGAGAAGAGGAACTAGTTGCTGCTATTGTTTCGTTGTGCCAATCTCAGAAGATCAATCATGTTCTTAAAGTGCAGCTCTTCCGTACACTGCTATTAGATTTGAAAATATGGAGCTTGTGCAATTATGGACTCCAAAAGAAGCTATTGTCATCTCTTCAAGATATGGTTTTCACTGAAGCAAAAGCTATGAGGAATGCCGATGCTATTCAGCTGCTTCTGGATGGCTGTCGAAGATGCTATTGGATGACTTCTGAGCAGAATTCCGTGACCACTTTTCCTCTTGACGGGAATACGCGTCAAATGGGGGAAGTTAACGCTCTTATTGATGAACTTCTGGTCATTATTGAACTTCTGATGGGAGCAGCATCTCCTTCTTTAGCTGCTGATGACCTCCGTCGATTGCTTGGTTTCATAATTGACAGTCCACAGCCAAATCAG GTTGCGAGGGTACTACACCTTATGTATAGATTGGTTGTACAGCCAAATGCTGCAAGAGCTACGATGTTTGCAGAGGTATTTATAACATCCGGTGGGATAGAAACACTTCTTGTTCTGCTTCAGAGAGAAGCTAAAACTGGTGAGGGCAATGTTTTAGCTGGTAAGAGTGAAACAAGGTCATTGTCTGATCAGAGTGAAAAGAGTCAGTTCAACGAGTCTGGTTCGGTAAAACAGCTGGAATCTGATCCACACGATAATGAGATTAACATTGACCCTTGTGGTCCTGATGGAAATTCTGGTGAGGATGACAATGTAGGGTCTTTGAATGAATCAGAGTCAGTTCAACAAGAAAAAGAGGTCAAATCTGCTCCTGTCATTTGTGATAGTGACTCGGCTTCCATTTCCAATTTCAGAAATACTGAGAGAATATCGTCTGAAATTGGTGGTATAAGTCTTTCAATAAGTGCTGATAATGCAAGAAATAACGTGTACAATGTCGACAATAGCGATGCTGTTGTGGTCGGGATCATCAGATTGATTGGTGCGTTAATTTCTAGTGGGCACCTAACATTTGATTTGGAGGGCCGTTCTGATGTGACAAGTAACATCCTGGGTAGTGGGCTCCATGAAAATGGAGGAACAATGTTCGATGATAAAGTTGCATTGCTTCTATTTGCTTTGCTGAAAGCATTTCAAGCTGCTCCAAACAGGCTGATGACTGACAATGTTTATACAACTTTGCTTGGGGCCTCG ATTAATGCTTCATCAACAGAGGATGGCCTTAACTTTTATGATTCAGGTCACCGTTTTGAACATTCCCAACTTTTGTTGGTTCTGCTGCGGTCTCTGCCATTTGCGTCTAAGAATCTCCAAAGCCGAGCACTTCAG GATCTTCTTTTTTTGGCTTGCAGTCATCCAGAAAATAGGACCAGTCTGACAACAATGGAAGAATGGCCTGAGTGGATATTGGAGATACTGATCACGAACTATGAG AAGGATGCAGGGAAGCAGTCTGCTTCAGCCGGTTCTTCTGAGGTCGAAGATCTGATTCACAACTTCCTGATCATAATGTTGGAACATTCAATGCGGCAGAAGGATGGTTGGAAG GATATCGAGGCTACAATTCATTGTGCAGAGTGGCTTTCTATGGTTGGTGGTTCGAGTACTGGGGAGCAAAGAATTAG GCGCGAGGAGTCATTACCAATTTTCAAAAGAAGGCTCTTTGGTGGATTGCTAGACTTTGCTGCTAGAGAACTACAGGCTCAG ACTCAAGTTATTGCTGCAGCAGCTGCTGGTGTTGCTGCAGAGGGTCTAGCACCAAAAGATGCAAAGGCAGGAGCAGATAATGCTGCACAGCTTTCTGTTTTCCTGGTGGAAAATGCAATCGTGATTTTGATGCTTGTCGAAGATCATTTGCGGTTACAAAGCAAACAAGCTTGTGTAGCAAATGCAGTTGATGCCTCCCCGTCTCCTCTATCTTTTGTTTCGCCCCTTAAAAATCGCACAAGCACACTGACAGCAATAGGGGAATCATCAGAGGTTTCTAGCAGTCGCGCTTCAGTGTCAAGTGATTCGGGAAAGGTCCCGTTAGAT aTACTCGCTTCAATGGCCGATGCAAGTGGACAGATTTCTGCAGTCGCGATGGAGCGCCTTACTGCTGCCGTTGCAGCTGAGCCCTATGAATCTGTTTCATGTGCTTTTGTTTCATATGGCAGCTGTGCCATGGATTTGGCTGAGGGTTGGAAGTACAGGAGTCGATTGTGGTATGGTGTTGGTTTTCCTTCTAAAACTAGTTCTTTTGGTGGTGGTGGCAGTGGTCCAGACTCTTGGAAGTCTACTTTAGAAAAAGATGCTCATGGAAACTGGATTGAACTTCCTCTGGTTAAAAAATCTGTATCCATGCTTCAAGCTTTGCTGCTAGATGAGTCCGGACTTGGAGGTGGCCTTGGAATAGGTGGAGGATCTGGTACGGGGATGGGAGGGATGGCATCCCTCTACCAGTTGCTGGACAGTGATCAGCCCTTCTTATGTATGCTTCGAATGGTGCTTCTATCTATGAGGGAGGAAGACTATGGCGAAGATAATATGTTGATGAGAAATGTAAGTCTTGAGCGCTCCTCTGGAAATTCGATTTCACTAGATACCGGTTCTCAGATGTCTATGCGACAGTCACGATCAGCATTATTGTGGAG TGTGCTTTCTCCTATCCTGAACATGCCAATATCCGATTCAAAGAGGCAGAGAGTACTTGTTACTGCATGTGTTCTCTATTCTGAG GTATGGCATGCTATCAGCAGAGACAGAAAACCACTCCGTAAGCATTATATAGAGGCCATTGTACCGCCATTTGTTGCAGTCCTCCGGAGATGGCGACCACTTTTGGCTGGCATCCATGAACTTGCCACTGCTGATGGTATGAATCCCCTTGTCGTTGATGATCGTGCCTTGGCGGCTGATGCTCTCCCCGTCGAG GGCGCTCTTTCTATGATAACTCCGGAGTGGGCTGCTGCTTTTGCATCACCACCTGCTGCAATGGCTCTGGCTATGATAGCGGCAGGGGCAGCTGGTTGGGAAGCGCCACCACCTCCTACACCTTCACATCTTAGGCGCGACTCTTCAATGCTTGAGCGTAAGACTGCCAAACTCCAGACCTTTTCAAGCTTCCAGAAACCGCTGGAGGCTACAAAAAATAACATACCACCTCGACCAAGAGATAAAGCTGCTGCAAAAGCGGCAGCTTTGGCAGCTGCACGAGATCTTGAACGGAATGCAAAGATTGGCTCTGGAAGAGGCCTAAGTGCTGTTGCAATGGCTACGTCTGCGCAGCGGAGAAATATCAGTGACATGGAGCGTTTACAGAGATGGAACAGTTCTGAAGCTATGGGAGTGGCATGGATGGAATGTCTCCAACCAGTGGATACAAAATCAGTTTATGGAAAAGATTTCAATGCTTTGTCCTACAAATTTATTGCTGTACTCGTTGCAAGTTTTGCTTTAGCACGTAATATGCAAAGATCAGAG ATTGATAGGCGTATGCAAGATGGTATCTTAGCAGCAAATCGCCTAAGCTTGGGAAGCCGTGGTTGGCGCAAATTAATTCGTTACTTGGCAGAGATGAGATGTTTTTTTGGGCCTTTTGGAGATGAGTTATGCAGTCCGGAACGT GTTTTCTGGAAACTTGATTCTATGGAAAGTTTTTCGAGGATGCGACAGTGTATAAGGAGGAATTATTCTGGGACTGATCACCTCGGGGCAGCAGCAAACTATGATGATCAGGCAGACACTAAAAGTGATAATGCTAGCAAGGGTTCTCCATCAAATCCTCCTGTTCTGGCTGCTGATGTAATATCGATGGAAATAGCATATGAAGATGATGAACATGGAGAGGGTGATCATCTTGATGTCAAAGTCAATTCTGAAGAACAGAGAAGGGTAAATGAAGACAGGATAGCTGGGTCACATGAGCATGCATCCAGAACTTCAGCAGGAACTAGTGATCTTCGACCTTCGAATGACCTTGAACTAGCCCGAGATTCATCAGTAGTAGCAGCTGGCTTTGTTCCTAGTGAACTTGATGAAAGGATTCTTCTTGAGTTCCCCACATCTATGGTCCGGCCACTAAGGGTTGTGAAAGGAACCTTCCAA ATTACAACACGgagaataaattttattgttgaCAACAGCGAAAACCAGCATATGTCTGATCATTCAGATGGGTCTCAGTTAGGTGACCAAGAAAAGGATCGTAGTTGGCCAATGTCCTCTCTTCATCAGATTTATAGCCGAAG ATATCTCCTGAGAAGGAGCGCCCTGGAACTCTTTATGGTCGACCGTTCAAACTTCTTCTTTGATTTTGGG AGTactgaaggaagaagaaatGCATATCGAGCCATCGTTCAAGCAAGACCTCCTCACTTAAACAATATCTACCTAGCAACTcag AGGCCGGAACAGCTTTTGAGAAGAACTCAGTTAACGGAGCGCTGGGCTAGATGGGAG ATTAGCAATTTCGAATACTTAATGCAGCTTAACACGTTGGCTGGTCGTAGTTACAATGACATTACTCAG TATCCTGTTTTCCCGTGGATTATTTCTGACAACAGTTCAGAAAGCCTGGACCTTTCAAATCCATCGACCTTCCGAGATCTTTCAAAG CCAATTGGTGCATTGAATCCGGAGCGGCTGAAAAAATTTCAAGAGCGATATTCTAGCTTTGAAGATCCAGTCATCCCTAAATTTCACTATGGTTCGCATTACTCAAGTGCTGGAGCG GTGTTGTATTATCTTGGAAGAGTTGAACCGTTCACAACCTTGTCAATTCAACTTCAAGGTGGAAAGTTTGATCATGCAGACCGCATGTTTTCAGACATTCCCGCCACATGGAATGGAGTTTTGGAAGACATGAGTGATGTGAAAGAGTTG GTTCCAGAGATGTTTTATCTCCCTGAGGTGCTCACCAACGAAAATTCAATCGACTTTGGTACAACACAGTTGGGGGAAAAGCTTG ATGCTGTAAAACTCCCTCCTTGGGCCAAAAGCCCAGTGGACTTTGTACATAAGCAACGAAGGGCTCTTGAAAGCGAGCATGTATCTGCACATTTGCATGAATGGATTGATCTCATATTTGG GTATAAGCAACGCGGCAAAGAAGCTATAATGGCAAATAACGTTTTCTTCTACATTACCTACGAGGGGACCGTTGATATTGATAAGATCACAGACCCG GTACAACAACGTGCTACGCAAGACCAAATAGCTTATTTTGGGCAAACACCGTCCCAGCTATTAACTATTCCTCACATGAAAAGGATGCCGCTGAAAGATGTCCTACATATGCAG ACCATTTTTCGAAATCCAAAAGAGATAAAACCGTATGCTGTCCAAAATCCGGAACGCTGCAACTTACCAGCCTCAGCCATTCAGGCATCTTCAGATAGTGTTTTGATTGTGGACATGAACGTGCCAGCAGCTCGTATTGCGCAGCACAAGTGGCAATCAAACACCCCTGATGGTCAAGGTACTCCTTTCCTCTTTCATCACGGGAAGGCAACGGCGACGCCGACTAGTGGTGGATCATTGATGCGCATGTTCAAGGGCCCAGCTAGTTCCGGAACCGATGACTGGCAATTTCCCCAGGCACAGGCATTTGCCTCATCAGGAATCAGAAGTTCGTCTGTAGTTGCTATTACAAGCAATGGGGAAATAATCACAG GTGGACATGCGGATAATAGTATCAAGCTAGTCTCATCCGATGGAGCAAAAACTCTGGAAACGGCTTTTGGGCACTGTGCCCCTGTTACATGTCTGGCTCTGTCTCCAGATAACAACTACCTTGTGACGGGTTCACGGGACTGTACTGTTTTGCTGTGGAGAATTCACAAGTCGTCTACTTCTCGAACAAGCGTGTCTGAGCCATCAAGTGGCTCTGGAACGCCTTCCTCCGCAAACAACACGAATCTGGCCAACACGTTGGCAAATAAAGGCAAAAAATGTCGGATTGAAGGCCCAATACAAGTGCTCCGTGGTCACCGAAGAGAGATAGTTTCTTGCTGTGTCAGCTCAGATCAAGGAGTGGTTGTTTCGTCCTCGGAGTCTTCAGATGTTCTATTGCATTCCATCAGAAAAGGAAGACTGATCAGACGATTGGTTGGTGTGACGGCTAACTCTCTTTGCATTTCATCTGATGGGGTTATTATGGCATGGAGTAACTCGGAGGGTTCTATAAGCGTCTTCACCATTAACGGAGCTCTGATTGCCAAAGCGAAACTTCCTTTCTCTTGTAGCATAAGTTGCATGGAAATGTCCATGGATGGTCAAAACGCCTTGATTGGGATGAACTCATGTTCCAGCATGGATTACTCGAGCAGTAATGAAGCATCAAAAGATGGCAAAGAAATCGAGAGAGTGGATGTTTCATCTCCTTCAATTTGCTTCCTCAACTTATACACACTACAG GTATTCCACGTGCTAAAGCTTGGTCAAGGGCAGGATATAACCGCACTGGCTCTAAACGTTGACAACACAAACCTCTTAGTTTCCACGGAAGATAAACAGTTGATAATCTTCACAGATCCGGCT TTAAGCTTAAAGGTGGTGGATCAGATGCTGAAGCTTGGGTGGGAATGA